One window of Nitrospira sp. genomic DNA carries:
- a CDS encoding AAA family ATPase, translated as MSAGESNTHAVGSKETAGSNRFSLNESEAISQLLPWLNWVDERIRCALAAGQEVYGTGSANDSFRGLYITPRDVDRLLAQPPSQPLFGHSGSNTFSEHLPLPSGFSRLAEACRLSSFDIAVVFIALAPEFDLRYEKLYAYLQDDVSRRRPTVDLALNLLCVTVQDKLDRREHFSSTAPLLHHNLLRLIPDPNQLQPPLLSHYLKVDEQVTNFLLGQERLDSRLAPYCRIITERASRAGLQADMPEEAAHQQALLTVIRRSLDVQRPVKLYFHGPGSAWTLRTVEALVGCMGASLLVLDVARALGSGADFEQLFKLALRDAMLHEAILCIDGIEVLRAPDRILQYQRFEAVLAQAEGLTMLTGGEAWMPSGSGSAGVIAVPVGMPGFAQRRAHWSHNLEIAGVPLDVSDLDALASRYRLMPDQISDAVVAASNAAQWRTAVPSDDASPSSNRSQATVADLFAAACAQSGQDLAKLVRKVDVKHTLDDIVLPPDQLAQLKEISEQVRHRHIVFGEWGFDRKLSMGKGLNVMFSGPPGTGKTMAAEIIAKELHLPLYKIDLSQVVSKYIGETEKHLDRIFAAAQRTNAILFFDEADALFGKRTEVRDAHDRYANIEVGYLLQKMEEYEGVAVLATNVRQQMDEAFVRRIQVIVEFPFPDEMHRRHIWEIMFPREAPLASDVDLCLLAREVRLAGGNIKNIALAAAFYAASDGGMIRMSHLIQAARREHQKLGRTWNDAVWSEPGVASQHDS; from the coding sequence ATGAGCGCCGGCGAGTCGAACACCCACGCCGTAGGATCCAAGGAAACCGCCGGCTCAAACCGGTTTTCGTTAAACGAGTCGGAAGCCATCTCTCAGCTGCTCCCATGGCTCAATTGGGTGGACGAACGCATTCGGTGCGCGCTGGCGGCCGGACAGGAGGTCTATGGGACGGGATCAGCCAACGACTCCTTCCGGGGCCTTTACATCACGCCACGTGACGTTGATCGACTCCTTGCCCAACCACCCAGCCAGCCGCTGTTCGGGCACAGCGGGTCTAACACATTTTCAGAGCATTTGCCGCTGCCTTCCGGCTTCTCCCGATTAGCGGAAGCCTGTCGCCTCTCCTCCTTCGATATCGCCGTCGTGTTTATCGCATTGGCACCGGAGTTCGACCTGCGTTACGAGAAACTATACGCCTATCTGCAGGACGACGTCAGTCGACGTCGGCCGACCGTTGATCTGGCATTGAATCTCCTCTGTGTCACCGTCCAAGACAAGCTCGATCGGCGGGAGCATTTCTCATCTACCGCTCCGCTGCTCCACCACAATCTGCTCCGATTGATCCCTGATCCGAATCAACTTCAGCCGCCGCTGCTGAGCCACTACCTGAAAGTCGACGAGCAGGTCACCAATTTCTTGCTGGGTCAAGAGCGCCTGGACTCACGGTTGGCCCCCTATTGCCGGATTATCACAGAGAGAGCCTCTCGAGCCGGTTTACAGGCAGACATGCCGGAAGAGGCCGCACATCAACAGGCGCTCTTGACGGTGATTCGCCGATCGCTCGATGTCCAGCGGCCCGTCAAGCTCTATTTCCATGGGCCCGGCAGTGCCTGGACGCTTCGCACGGTTGAGGCCTTGGTCGGTTGCATGGGGGCATCGCTGTTGGTGCTGGATGTGGCGCGGGCTCTGGGGTCTGGAGCGGATTTTGAACAACTGTTCAAACTGGCGTTGCGCGATGCGATGCTGCACGAGGCGATTCTCTGCATTGACGGCATAGAGGTACTTCGCGCGCCGGACCGGATCCTTCAGTACCAACGGTTTGAGGCGGTGCTTGCCCAAGCTGAAGGCCTGACAATGCTGACGGGAGGCGAGGCCTGGATGCCTTCCGGGAGCGGCTCAGCCGGTGTGATCGCTGTCCCCGTCGGAATGCCGGGCTTTGCCCAACGTCGTGCCCATTGGAGCCACAATCTGGAGATCGCAGGCGTCCCACTCGATGTCTCTGATTTGGATGCGCTGGCGAGCCGGTACCGGTTGATGCCCGATCAGATCTCGGATGCAGTGGTGGCGGCTTCCAATGCAGCCCAGTGGCGGACCGCAGTCCCATCGGACGATGCCTCGCCTTCTTCCAACAGGTCCCAGGCTACGGTGGCGGATCTCTTTGCCGCCGCATGCGCGCAGTCCGGGCAGGATTTGGCGAAGCTGGTGCGGAAGGTCGATGTGAAACACACCTTGGACGACATTGTGTTGCCGCCGGATCAACTGGCGCAATTGAAAGAAATTTCCGAGCAGGTTCGGCACCGGCATATCGTCTTTGGCGAGTGGGGGTTCGATCGCAAACTCTCGATGGGTAAGGGGCTGAATGTAATGTTCTCAGGCCCGCCGGGAACAGGGAAGACAATGGCGGCAGAAATCATCGCAAAGGAGCTCCATCTCCCCTTATACAAGATCGATCTTTCACAAGTGGTGAGCAAATATATCGGAGAAACGGAAAAGCACCTCGATCGGATTTTTGCCGCTGCCCAACGCACCAATGCGATCTTATTTTTCGATGAAGCCGATGCGCTTTTCGGCAAGCGAACGGAAGTCCGGGATGCTCACGATCGGTATGCCAATATTGAAGTCGGGTATCTCCTGCAAAAAATGGAAGAATACGAAGGTGTCGCCGTCCTTGCAACCAATGTGCGTCAACAGATGGACGAGGCCTTTGTCCGACGAATTCAGGTGATAGTGGAATTTCCCTTTCCCGATGAGATGCATCGCCGACACATCTGGGAAATCATGTTCCCGCGCGAAGCACCGCTGGCAAGCGACGTGGACTTGTGCTTGCTGGCACGGGAGGTCAGGTTGGCGGGCGGGAATATTAAGAATATCGCACTGGCCGCCGCCTTCTATGCTGCAAGCGACGGTGGGATGATCAGGATGTCCCACCTTATACAGGCAGCCCGGCGTGAGCACCAAAAGTTAGGGCGAACGTGGAATGATGCAGTGTGGAGTGAGCCAGGAGTTGCATCGCAGCATGATTCGTGA
- a CDS encoding DMT family protein, translated as MQTVALLTISNVFMTLAWYGHLKFKDYPLFTVILASWGIAFIEYCFQVPANRIGHGEFSAAQLKTIQEVITLVVFSIFSVVYLKEAMKWNYVVGFALIVVAVFVIFKEW; from the coding sequence ATGCAGACTGTCGCGTTGCTGACGATTTCGAACGTCTTCATGACGCTGGCCTGGTACGGCCATCTGAAGTTCAAGGACTATCCCTTGTTCACGGTGATTCTGGCGAGTTGGGGAATTGCCTTTATCGAATATTGTTTTCAAGTGCCGGCCAATCGGATCGGTCACGGGGAGTTCAGCGCGGCGCAGCTTAAGACGATCCAGGAGGTGATCACACTGGTCGTATTCTCGATTTTCTCGGTCGTCTACCTGAAAGAAGCGATGAAGTGGAACTATGTGGTGGGGTTCGCGTTGATTGTCGTGGCAGTGTTCGTCATCTTCAAAGAATGGTGA